Genomic DNA from Candidatus Omnitrophota bacterium:
AACTGGGGCGCGACACGTGTTACAGCGTTACGGTCTGCTACAACACCCCTTCCATCAAATTCAAACAAAAGCTCAACGCCCAATTCGTTTTTCTGGGCTTGTATGTCAACCTTTTCAAAAAAATCCGGAAGCGCTGGGTCCTGAAACGATATTAATCCGGGCCCTTCACGGCGCCGTCGTTAGATAGGCGGCGAGCTGGTCCAGGGTCCCGGTCCAGCCCTGCGTCATGCTGGCCATGCCGTCGTCGAAGGTCTTGCGTTCCTGCTCGGTCGCGTTGATAGGAACCCACCGGATGGTAAGCGTGGTTTTGCCGCCCTGTTCTTCAAGCGTGAGGGTGGTGAGCATTTCCAGCGGCCAGCCCGGAGACATCGGGTGACGGGCGACTCCCCCTTTCTCATCAGAGAAGGAATTGACCCAAACGATCCTCTCGGGCTTGACGATCTCGCGGTAAACGAACTTGCCCCACACCTCCTGGCCGGTGGGTGACTGCAGGCCGTAGTGATAGGTCCCGCCCGGATGGAAATCCATTTTAGCGACACGCACCGTAAAACCCTTCGGCCCCCACCAGTGCTTCATCCGTTCCGGTTCTGTAAACGCCTTCCACACCAGATCCCGCGGCGCGTCGAACGTGCGCGAGATGACGAATTCCTTTCCCATAATTTCCTCCCTGTCAGTTAGACGATGTCTCGGCCACCAATTTCAACGGCGTCAGGTCCTGCTCGAATTGACCGCCGGCCATTTTGTCGCAGTTCATCATCAGGCCGACGGCCTTGCTCATGAAATGATATCGGCCTGTTCGCAGGTGCCGTTAAAAATCAGGCAGGGGTTGATCGTCGGCATTTTTCTCGTCCTTTTTCATTCAGAATGGACCGGTCCCAAAGACCGGCCTCATGGTCTAAAACCCAACAATGACCTTGAACCCGCCGTAGGACATGCGTTTGACGTCGAACGGCATCTTCTTGGGATCGCACATGCCTGCGATCCGCGGGTCTTTCATCACCTTGGCGTTAACTTGATCGCGATGCGCCTTCGATTTGTACACGATATACGAAAACACAACCGTTTCTCCGTTCTTGATCTTGGCCAGCCGCGGGAACGGCAGACCCATTTTGACTTTCAGGTCGTCGCCGGCACATTCCTTATAATCGAGCGCGCCGTACTCCCGCCAAATTTTTTCCGCTTTTTGCGACATGCGGCGGTAGGCGGCCAGGTTTTTCTTCGGAACAGGCAAAACGAATCCGTCAACGTATTTCATGGTGTCCTCCTCAATGAGCGCATGAGTTATGGAAGTCCCGCGTTGAGCGGGACGACATAACTCATCCGCGCGAATTGACCCCGCTGCTTGCCCCGTCTTGTTGCCAGGGGCAGCGGGGACTTTCTGGTTTTTACGATCCGTGCTTCTCTACATAAGGGGCAAAACGTTTTTCGAGGCAGGTTGTCCATCCCCAGCTGTGCGATTCGACCTCTTCCTTGCTCACAAACCCTTTATGAAGCAGAGTCAGGCGCGTGATCTCGCCCACGCCTTCAAACTCCACGGTCACGATGGTTTGCGGCATGTCCTTTTCTTCCCATTGCCAGGTGAACTGAAGGCGCTTGTTGGGAATGATCTGCGTGTATTTGCCGTAGGCCGTGTGCTTGCCGTCCTTGGAAACCATGTGGATGCGGTACGCCCCTCCGACTTTGGGGTCGGCCTGCGCGTCCCGGCACTCGATGCCTTCGGGGCTCCACCACTGGACCATCTGCCCGGCTTCGGTCCAGGCCCTGAACACCCGCTCCACCGGGGCCTTGATGGTCTTCTCTATTCTTAATGCATTGACCGTCGGGGATTTTTTCACGTGGGGTTCTCCGATTGCTTCAAATATTCTTCGAGCCGGTCCAGGCTTTCCGTCCAGAACTTGCGATGGGCCTCGATCCAGCCGTGGGCCTTGTCCAGACTTCTCTTCTGGATGGCGATGCGGTGTTCGCGCCCCACGATCTTCCGCCGCACGAACCCGGCGTCTTCCAGGATGCGGACATGCTTGGAGACGGCGGGAAACGACATATCAAACCGCCGGGCCAAGTCCGAGGCGTTGCGCGGCTTCTTGGCCACCAGCTCCAGGATATGCCTGCGGTTGCCGTCGGCCAGCGCGTAAAAGACATGACTCAGCTCGTCCTTGTAGTATTTAACCATATGGTTAAATGTTATGACAGAATGCGGCGTTTGTCAAATAACTTTTTATGAAAGACCGAGAAACGGGACGGAGGTATCAGACAAAACGGTTGAGCTCGACGCCCGATTCGTTCAGCGCGCTCAAATATTCCGGAGACCGGAGGCATGCCAGGACCCGGATCCTCGACCGGACCACATCGTCCCTCTGCCTCAGATCATCGTCCACATACCCGGGGTGACAAAAAAAGATGTCGTTGGCGGCGGGCCTCAA
This window encodes:
- a CDS encoding metalloregulator ArsR/SmtB family transcription factor, with amino-acid sequence MVKYYKDELSHVFYALADGNRRHILELVAKKPRNASDLARRFDMSFPAVSKHVRILEDAGFVRRKIVGREHRIAIQKRSLDKAHGWIEAHRKFWTESLDRLEEYLKQSENPT
- a CDS encoding DUF1428 domain-containing protein is translated as MKYVDGFVLPVPKKNLAAYRRMSQKAEKIWREYGALDYKECAGDDLKVKMGLPFPRLAKIKNGETVVFSYIVYKSKAHRDQVNAKVMKDPRIAGMCDPKKMPFDVKRMSYGGFKVIVGF
- a CDS encoding SRPBCC domain-containing protein — translated: MGKEFVISRTFDAPRDLVWKAFTEPERMKHWWGPKGFTVRVAKMDFHPGGTYHYGLQSPTGQEVWGKFVYREIVKPERIVWVNSFSDEKGGVARHPMSPGWPLEMLTTLTLEEQGGKTTLTIRWVPINATEQERKTFDDGMASMTQGWTGTLDQLAAYLTTAP
- a CDS encoding SRPBCC domain-containing protein encodes the protein MKKSPTVNALRIEKTIKAPVERVFRAWTEAGQMVQWWSPEGIECRDAQADPKVGGAYRIHMVSKDGKHTAYGKYTQIIPNKRLQFTWQWEEKDMPQTIVTVEFEGVGEITRLTLLHKGFVSKEEVESHSWGWTTCLEKRFAPYVEKHGS